The following proteins are encoded in a genomic region of Trichoplusia ni isolate ovarian cell line Hi5 chromosome 18, tn1, whole genome shotgun sequence:
- the LOC113502822 gene encoding GAS2-like protein 3: protein MAYYRCGPTAIGSRTSWGPVTSPTSMETKSFDRPLSGNFDRIFNAFERTNAFEYIRNSFEGGKEEEERHIGHSDIVVNRKMSSSFERADCALAAQTPCSEDEDFYREKILYSQARQLFPLQEDLADWINKTIGITYLSGENFLDVLDNGVELCQLAAVIHDRAREALDQGLIVGAVPQIRGRCWQRAARRSFFSRDNTENFITFCRELGVHENLLFESDDLVLHNQPRQVILCLLEVARLATRYNVEPPGLVQLEKEIALEERDSGLDSAMSTTAWQFRDASPLPTDKSNKDSTPAKKDSNDTQQLSVEDNADAESTKSEGTVASTDSDVPLKPTNELDKRVQLVTRLMERGCSCSSGKCSKLLKVKKVGEGRYNIAGRNVFIRLLKGRHMMVRVGGGWDTLEHFLSRHEPCQVRLVTPGRRAVLPLPADPAPLPAPPLTPPPALTRASPRASPTHEPSANGTISPIDSKASSISGKTSPVELRSGRSTRASSKASSGKSSPLPDSRRTSTPNKPAAARSLRSALTLPLRADSVDGRQPKSPAPRTRKQSAPSSFSTPNTPTGRSVRTPPVEHRKSFTSTSFTNAPKKSRSMSLAHVQKDEKRTFCGTERLNQVKKNRSTSAVSTPTDAGARKARSQSLASTPVNEPKKTFNGTNGFPKKTRSMSLATPTDFKPLNKSISINGAMTQAAIEESIRLSLAASIADDNSSKKPFLHIKAKYRSPPPREVPPR, encoded by the exons ATGGCGTACTACCGCTGCGGGCCGACCGCCATCGGCAGCCGCACGTCCTGGGGGCCCGTCACCTCGCCCACCTCCATGGAGACCAAGAGCTTCGATAGACCACTGAGCGGAAACTTCGACAGAATATTTAATGCCTTTGAGAGGACGAACGCCTTCGAGTACATAAGAAACTCTTTCGAAGGAGGGAAGGAAGAGGAAGAGCGTCACATCGGCCACAGCGACATCGTGGTGAACAGGAAGATGAGCAGCAGCTTCGAGCGCGCCGACTGCGCGCTGGCGGCGCAGACGCCCTGCTCCGAGGACGAGGACTTCTACCGGGAGAAGATCCTGTACTCGCAGGCGCGCCAGCTGTTCCCGCTGCAGGAGGACCTCGCCGACTGGATCAACAAGACCATCG GTATAACGTACCTGTCCGGGGAGAACTTCCTGGACGTGCTGGACAACGGCGTGGAGCTGTGCCAGCTGGCCGCCGTCATCCACGACCGCGCGCGCGAGGCGCTCGACCAGGGCCTCATAGTTGGG GCGGTGCCTCAGATCCGCGGGCGGTGCTGgcagcgcgcggcgcggcgcagcTTCTTCTCGCGCGACAACACCGAGAACTTCATCACGTTCTGCCGCGAGCTGGGCGTGCACGAGAACCTGCTGTTCGAGAGTGATGACCTTG TGCTGCACAACCAGCCGCGGCAGGTGATTCTGTGCCTGCTGGAGGTGGCGCGGCTAGCCACGCGCTACAACGTGGAGCCGCCGGGGCTGGTGCAGCTGGAGAAGGAGATCGCGCTGGAGGAGCGCGACTCCGGCCTCGACTCCGCCATGTCCACCACCGCCTGGCAGTTCCGCGACGCCTCCCCGCTGCCCACGGACAA GTCCAACAAAGATTCAACACCTGCCAAGAAAGATTCCAATGACA CACAACAGCTATCAGTCGAAGACAACGCAGACGCCGAGAGCACCAAGTCCGAGGGCACCGTGGCCAGCACCGACTCTGACGTGCCGCTCAAACCTACTAATGAATTGGATAAGAGG GTGCAGCTAGTGACACGTCTGATGGAGCGCGGCTGCAGCTGCAGCTCTGGCAAGTGCTCCAAACTATTGAAGGTCAAGAAGGTCGGTGAAGGCCGCTACAACATTGCGGGTAGAAATGTTTTCATCCGG CTGCTGAAGGGTCGCCACATGATGGTGCGCGTGGGCGGCGGCTGGGACACGCTGGAGCACTTCCTGTCGCGCCACGAGCCCTGCCAGGTGCGGCTGGTGACGCCGGGCCGCCGCGCCGTACTGCCGCTGCCCGCGGACCCCGCCCCGCTCCCCGCCCCGCCCCTCACCCCGCCACCCGCCCTGACCCGCGCCTCCCCCCGCGCTTCTCCCACGCACGAGCCCTCCGCCAACGGCACCATCTCACCCATAGACAGCAAGGCTTCCTCCATCAGTGGCAAAACCTCACCTGTAGAGTTACGCAGTGGCAGGTCCACCCGCGCCTCTAGTAAAGCCAGCAGCGGCAAGAGCTCCCCGCTTCCTGATTCTAGACGCACTTCCACCCCCAACAAGCCGGCCGCCGCCAGGAGCCTGCGATCCGCTTTGACCTTGCCGCTCCGAGCAGACTCCGTGGATGGCCGTCAGCCAAAGTCTCCAGCCCCGCGCACCAGGAAGCAATCTGCGCCTTCGAGCTTCAGCACTCCCAACACGCCCACCGGCAGATCAGTTAGAACGCCGCCGGTAGAGCACAGAAAATCATTCACATCCACTTCCTTCACTAACGCACCTAAAAAGTCCCGCAGTATGAGTCTAGCACACGTGCAGAAAGATGAGAAAAGAACTTTCTGTGGCACCGAGAGGCTCAACCAGGTCAAGAAGAATAGAAGCACTAGCGCCGTCAGCACGCCGACAGACGCGGGGGCTCGCAAGGCCCGCAGCCAGAGCCTCGCCTCCACACCTGTCAACGAGCCGAAGAAGACATTTAACGGCACGAACGGTTTCCCAAAAAAGACACGCAGCATGAGCCTGGCAACCCCGACTGATTTCAAGCCTCTCAACAAGAGTATTTCTATAAACGGAGCGATGACGCAGGCCGCCATCGAGGAGAGCATCAGGTTGTCGCTGGCGGCGAGCATCGCCGACGACAACTCCTCTAAGAAACCTTTTTTGCACATCAAAGCCAAATACCGGAGTCCCCCGCCGCGGGAGGTGCCCCCCAGATAA